The region CTCGAACCACTCGAAACTAAAGCGGTCGCTCCCGGCTAACGCTGCGCGTTGCCACCCGGCGTCGGGTTCGTACGTCTCAGCGTCGTCGAACGAAACTGGCTCCATCCGTTAGAGGTTCGACCCGGTCGTGCCGCCGTCGATGACGATGCTCTGGCCGTTAATGAAGCCAGACTGTGGCGAGGAGAGGAACGCGACGGTGTTGCCCAGTTCCATCGGATCGCCGACGCGCTCGAGTGGGTTGGTCGCCCAACTTGCCAGTCCCTCCTCGTAGGAGTCGTACTCGCCACGCTCGACGCCCTGGTCGACGAGTTCCTCGATACGAGCCGTCTCGTGTGGGCCGGGAAGCACTGCGTTCGCCCGAACGTCTGGCGCGAATTCCTGAGAGAGCGTCTTCTCGAGGCCGATGACGCTCATCCGGACCGAGTTCGAGAGGACGAGGCTGTCGATTGCCTCCTTGACGCTGCGGGAGGTGATGTTGACCATCGTGCCGCCATCGCCGTCTTTCAGGTGTGGCTCGGCTTCGCGAGCGAGGCGGACGACGCTCATCACGAGCAGGTCGTAGGCCTGATACCAGTCGTCGTCATCGGTCTCGAGGAACGGGCCGGATGGCGGGCCGCCGGCGCTGGTGACGAGGTGGTCGAGGCCACCGAACTCGTCGACAGTTGTCTCGACAAGTGTTTTGATATCGTCTTCGTCGGTGAGATCAGCCGGCTGGGCGACGACCTCGCCCGTTGCAACGTCTTCGATTTCGGCTTTCGCTTCGGCGAGTTGGTCCTCATCGCGGCCGTTGATGACGACGTTGACTCCTTCGCGAGCCAGCGCCGTTGCCGAGGCCTTGCCGAGTCCACTCGAGGAAGCTGTTACCAGTGCCGCGTTGCCGTCGATTTGCAGATCCATATCGTTCGTACACCGCCGCGAGAGAACGAAAAAGATTGTCGTTGCGGTAAGGGGACGTTCGCGAGCAGCGTACCTATCGGCCGGCGATGATCCCGCCGTGGCTGTGCTCGCCTCGGATGCGATAGAGCAGAAAGTAGATCCCGACGGTACCAAGCGTCAGGAGCAAGAATCCGCCGGCAAATGCAGTGAACACGATGGCGATCTCGCGGACCGCGGCCGATGCAGGACCACCGGCGACGTAGATGGCACCGACGATCAGTGCGAGGACGCTCGTCAC is a window of Natronolimnobius sp. AArcel1 DNA encoding:
- a CDS encoding SDR family oxidoreductase, with amino-acid sequence MDLQIDGNAALVTASSSGLGKASATALAREGVNVVINGRDEDQLAEAKAEIEDVATGEVVAQPADLTDEDDIKTLVETTVDEFGGLDHLVTSAGGPPSGPFLETDDDDWYQAYDLLVMSVVRLAREAEPHLKDGDGGTMVNITSRSVKEAIDSLVLSNSVRMSVIGLEKTLSQEFAPDVRANAVLPGPHETARIEELVDQGVERGEYDSYEEGLASWATNPLERVGDPMELGNTVAFLSSPQSGFINGQSIVIDGGTTGSNL